The proteins below are encoded in one region of Streptomyces marianii:
- a CDS encoding acyl-CoA dehydrogenase family protein gives MDFRYTPEQADLKARAAAYSRLLMEYEDRSEEAGGPLPADTVRELTRAAIDAGVYAINMPAEWGGAGLSLLDQVIVEEEFGKVTNCLWDIPWRPANVLAYGTEAQREKYLLPVIRGERFDAFAVTEPGAGSDPSSGTSTATRTDGGWVLNGEKWFVTCGDIADFLLVQADAGEERAPTLFFVDKQAAGVEMTRVPRFMHSAVNGHPEFTFTDVFVSDEDVLGGVGNGYELTKEWFTDERLMIAARTTGAAERALGLARDWAVERRQFGSPIADFQLVQGMLADCAVDIAVNRAYTHQVAWEADQPGTDRKALHAKASTAKLAASEAAGRVVDRCVQIFGGRGYDRSYPVERLYRELRVDRIWEGTSEIQRLIVANELVKRGTGVLALPHS, from the coding sequence ATGGACTTCCGCTACACCCCCGAACAGGCGGACCTCAAGGCCCGGGCCGCCGCCTACTCCCGCCTGCTCATGGAGTACGAGGACCGGTCCGAGGAGGCGGGCGGTCCGCTGCCGGCCGACACGGTCCGCGAACTCACCCGGGCCGCGATCGATGCCGGCGTGTACGCCATCAACATGCCCGCCGAGTGGGGCGGCGCCGGGCTGTCCCTGCTGGACCAGGTGATCGTGGAGGAGGAGTTCGGCAAGGTCACCAACTGTCTGTGGGACATTCCGTGGCGGCCCGCGAACGTCCTGGCGTACGGCACGGAGGCCCAGCGCGAGAAGTACCTGCTGCCGGTCATCCGGGGTGAGAGGTTCGACGCCTTCGCGGTGACCGAGCCGGGCGCGGGCTCGGACCCCTCGTCGGGGACGAGCACCGCGACCCGTACGGACGGCGGCTGGGTACTGAACGGCGAGAAGTGGTTCGTCACCTGCGGCGACATCGCCGACTTCCTGCTCGTCCAGGCCGACGCCGGCGAGGAACGCGCGCCGACCCTGTTCTTCGTCGACAAGCAGGCGGCTGGGGTGGAGATGACCCGGGTGCCGCGTTTCATGCACTCCGCCGTGAACGGTCACCCCGAGTTCACGTTCACCGACGTCTTCGTCTCCGACGAGGACGTGCTCGGCGGGGTCGGCAACGGCTACGAGCTGACGAAGGAGTGGTTCACGGACGAGCGGTTGATGATCGCGGCCCGTACCACCGGGGCCGCCGAGCGCGCCCTCGGACTGGCCCGCGACTGGGCCGTCGAACGCCGCCAGTTCGGCTCCCCCATCGCCGACTTCCAGCTCGTCCAGGGCATGCTCGCCGACTGCGCCGTCGACATCGCCGTCAACCGCGCGTACACCCACCAGGTCGCCTGGGAGGCCGATCAGCCGGGCACCGACCGCAAGGCGCTGCACGCCAAGGCGTCGACGGCGAAGCTGGCGGCCAGCGAGGCGGCCGGGCGGGTCGTCGACCGCTGCGTACAGATCTTCGGCGGACGCGGCTACGACCGCTCCTACCCCGTCGAACGCCTCTACCGGGAACTGCGCGTGGACCGCATCTGGGAGGGCACCTCCGAGATCCAGCGGCTGATCGTCGCCAACGAACTGGTCAAGCGGGGCACCGGGGTCCTCGCCCTGCCCCATTCCTGA